From the Daucus carota subsp. sativus chromosome 8, DH1 v3.0, whole genome shotgun sequence genome, one window contains:
- the LOC108198651 gene encoding growth-regulating factor 1, translated as MMSLSSPAGARSNTRYPFTASQWQELEHQALIFKYMVSGMPIPPDLLFTIKRSMDPNKLILHQPQHMGWNCFQMGFGRKIDPEPGRCRRTDGKKWRCSKEAYTDSKYCERHMHRGRNRSRKPVETTTMSSATNSRDISLPTAIPISSRNNSNSPYNVTQTNSTSVASYGTNPLHNTSIYAHSPFSRSSGIGLDSGLYSHTNKDFRNSSYGHGMREDIDEHPFFSESSGTVRSMSGSSVGDSSWHLEPLTVGGSAFRQKPCSASQNGYSYLQLTSKEKQDDQQYYLLNDESSLKMERDDEPQKVMHHFFDEWPKTKESWLETDDKLSNHAQVSTTQLSISMPSSAHHNFFMSNNDK; from the exons ATGATGAGTCTGAGTAGTCCTGCTGGTGCAAGAAGTAACACTAGGTATCCATTCACTGCTTCACAATGGCAAGAGCTTGAGCACCAAGCTCTCATTTTTAAGTACATGGTTTCTGGTATGCCTATCCCTCCTGATCTCCTCTTCACTATCAAGAGAAGCATGGACCCCAACAAGCTCATCCTTCACCAACCTCAACATA TGGGATGGAACTGTTTCCAGATGGGGTTTGGGAGAAAAATAGACCCGGAGCCAGGGAGGTGTAGAAGGACTGATGGGAAGAAATGGAGGTGCTCAAAAGAAGCTTACACAGATTCCAAGTACTGTGAGAGGCACATGCACAGAGGTAGAAACCGTTCAAGAAAGCCTGTGGAAACAACAACAATGTCATCAGCAACAAACAGCAGGGACATTTCTTTGCCTACTGCAATACCTATCTCATCAAGAAACAACTCAAATAGTCCTTATAATGTCACACAAACCAACTCAACATCAGTAGCTTCTTATGGCACCAACCCACTTCATAATACTTCCATTTATGCACACTCACCATTTTCAAGATCCTCTGGGATTGGCTTGGACTCTGGTCTTTATTCCCACACAAACAAAGACTTcag GAACAGCAGCTATGGTCATGGGATGAGAGAAGATATTGATGAGCACCCATTCTTCTCAGAAAGTTCAGGAACTGTGAGAAGCATGTCTGGTTCATCAGTGGGTGATTCTTCTTGGCACTTGGAGCCACTAACAGTGGGTGGTTCAGCATTCAGACAGAAGCCTTGTTCTGCTTCACAAAATGGCTACTCTTACTTGCAGCTCACCTCCAAAGAGAAACAAGATGACCAACAGTACTATCTGCTAAACGATGAATCCTCACTCAAAATGGAGAGAGATGATGAACCACAGAAAGTAATGCACCATTTCTTTGATGAATGGCCTAAAACCAAAGAATCTTGGCTTGAAACTGATGATAAGTTGTCCAACCATGCCCAAGTCTCCACAACTCAGCTCTCCATATCCATGCCTAGCTCTGCTCACCACAACTTCTTCATGTCAAATAATG ATAAGTGA